In a genomic window of Helianthus annuus cultivar XRQ/B chromosome 10, HanXRQr2.0-SUNRISE, whole genome shotgun sequence:
- the LOC110884091 gene encoding uncharacterized protein LOC110884091 isoform X2, giving the protein MNYRSKSPVMVPTSSLKTSKEINTLSLDSRGSSPMSETSVVADEKENQRRSPSVIARLMGLEPLSYSDKKCSQTVAKPVLLRSVSEPRVSRSLDHSTYIDDNNFQLKQPNQSQKVQKINANDRNGRETSRRNCDLPKSFFDSTDFFPEPNQPTVTTHGDFEKKLNMRGITEHSKDLNTLKQILEVLQLKGLLRSTNRLSNIDSHRNFVYDRNLQLNKSNIVLVKPSRFVNNSRSTRQFVSEKSPAISPNRARAVDRSGKSLVRGRTCSANRIESNLKACNSISKAKTSNYEIERRENNSSCSLKISQLRSFRNQKLTESSSSVNSPKQKSMKPIVAKHELASTTESERCGKLLSRMAETGGATESLPSSAAVVPSPVSVVDSGFDTDELLTPLKCIDLEATPAFDFKEDDGIHKLSPTKHEEFISDDSDFIYISHILRASQHLHEDSNVFSSIEQHLYNNKSTSNVSKRQQKLIFDVVHEIIDKNKQLPPWKTLFEDTRASVKQIWSEFQKIREVNTGDGVLEVVNGVIKKDIVNISGWIDYPIEMSEAILDVERMIFKDLVSEAIRGLVELSGECMFFRTRRRLVF; this is encoded by the exons ATGAACTACCGGTCAAAATCTCCGGTTATGGTTCCGACATCATCTTTGAAAACGAGTAAAGAAATCAATACGCTTTCGCTTGATAGCAGAGGTTCGAGTCCCATGAGTGAAACGTCTGTTGTTGCTGATGAAAAGGAGAACCAACGGCGATCACCAAGCGTCATTGCGAGACTCATGGGACTCGAACCTCTGTCATATTCCGATAAAAAATGCTCACAAACCGTCGCGAAACCTGTTCTACTGAGATCCGTTTCAGAACCTAGGGTTTCAAGATCTCTAGATCATTCTACATACATAGATGATAACAATTTTCAACTAAAACAACCAAATCAATCACAAAAAGTTCAAAAGATAAATGCAAACGACAGAAATGGTAGAGAAACTTCTAGAAGAAACTGTGATCTTCCAAAAAGCTTCTTCGATTCAACTGATTTTTTTCCAGAGCCAAATCAACCGACGGTTACAACGCATGGAgatttcgagaagaagttgaatATGAGAGGAATCACTGAACATTCCAAAGATCTGAACACACTTAAACAAATTCTCGAAGTTCTGCAACTCAAAGGGCTCCTACGTTCCACTAATCGTCTTTCGAACATAGATAGCCACCGGAACTTTGTTTATGATCGGAATCTGCAACTCAACAAATCGAACATTGTGCTCGTAAAACCGTCTAGATTTGTAAACAATTCTCGGTCAACGCGTCAATTTGTTAGCGAAAAATCTCCGGCGATTAGTCCGAATCGAGCCAGAGCAGTTGATCGGAGTGGAAAAAGTCTGGTGAGAGGTAGAACATGTTCAGCTAATCGAATAGAGAGCAACTTAAAAGCGTGTAATTCGATTAGCAAAGCGAAAACATCGAATTATGAAATAGAACGTAGAGAGAATAATTCATCTTGTTCACTAAAAATCTCTCAACTTCGATCGTTTAGAAACCAGAAACTAACGGAATCATCATCATCCGTTAATTCTCCAAAACAGAAGTCTATGAAACCAATTGTTGCAAAGCATGAATTGGCTTCTACAACCGAATCAGAG AGATGTGGTAAGTTGTTGAGTAGAATGGCGGAGACGGGCGGCGCCACTGAGTCGCTGCCGAGTTCAGCGGCGGTTGTACCGAGTCCGGTGTCAGTTGTTGACTCGGGATTTGACACGGACGAGTTGTTGACTCCTTTGAAGTGCATTGATTTGGAAG CAACTCCAGCATTTGATTTCAAAGAAGACGACGGGATCCATAAACTCTCACCAACAAAACACGAAGAATTCATATCAGATGACTCCGATTTCATTTACATTTCACATATACTTCGAGCCTCACAACACCTTCACGAAGATTCCAACGTCTTCTCCTCGATCGAGCAACATCTCTACAACAACAAAAGCACATCAAACGTCTCTAAACGCCAACAAAAGCTCATTTTCGACGTAGTTCATGAGATCATCGACAAAAACAAACAGTTGCCACCATGGAAGACATTATTTGAAGATACCCGAGCATCGGTTAAACAAATATGGTCTGAGTTTCAGAAGATTAGAGAAGTAAACACTGGTGATGGTGTATTGGAAGTAGTTAATGGTGTTATAAAGAAAGACATTGTTAATATAAGTGGTTGGATAGATTATCCGATTGAGATGTCTGAAGCGATACTGGATGTCGAACGGATGATCTTCAAGGATTTGGTTAGTGAAGCGATTCGAGGTCTGGTTGAGTTATCTGGTGAATGTATGTTCTTCAGGACTCGAAGGAGATTAGTTTTTTAA
- the LOC110884091 gene encoding uncharacterized protein LOC110884091 isoform X1 yields the protein MKDSVTPHRTVAGVRLQSMEKQIGCMSGFLQIFDRQQILAGKRIHSTKRLPSSTAVVASSETESSGYSPVVSASPDNSQLSPVEKMNYRSKSPVMVPTSSLKTSKEINTLSLDSRGSSPMSETSVVADEKENQRRSPSVIARLMGLEPLSYSDKKCSQTVAKPVLLRSVSEPRVSRSLDHSTYIDDNNFQLKQPNQSQKVQKINANDRNGRETSRRNCDLPKSFFDSTDFFPEPNQPTVTTHGDFEKKLNMRGITEHSKDLNTLKQILEVLQLKGLLRSTNRLSNIDSHRNFVYDRNLQLNKSNIVLVKPSRFVNNSRSTRQFVSEKSPAISPNRARAVDRSGKSLVRGRTCSANRIESNLKACNSISKAKTSNYEIERRENNSSCSLKISQLRSFRNQKLTESSSSVNSPKQKSMKPIVAKHELASTTESERCGKLLSRMAETGGATESLPSSAAVVPSPVSVVDSGFDTDELLTPLKCIDLEATPAFDFKEDDGIHKLSPTKHEEFISDDSDFIYISHILRASQHLHEDSNVFSSIEQHLYNNKSTSNVSKRQQKLIFDVVHEIIDKNKQLPPWKTLFEDTRASVKQIWSEFQKIREVNTGDGVLEVVNGVIKKDIVNISGWIDYPIEMSEAILDVERMIFKDLVSEAIRGLVELSGECMFFRTRRRLVF from the exons ATGAAAGATTCTGTTACACCTCACCGGACGGTAGCCGGAGTTCGTCTACAATCAATGGAGAAACAGATCGGTTGCATGTCCGGTTTCCTTCAAATCTTTGATCGCCAACAGATTTTAGCCGGAAAAAGAATCCACTCCACCAAACGCCTCCCTAGTTCCACC GCAGTAGTTGCATCGTCGGAGACAGAGAGTTCCGGTTATTCTCCTGTTGTATCAGCAAGCCCAGATAACTCTCAATTATCTCCGGTGGAGAAGATGAACTACCGGTCAAAATCTCCGGTTATGGTTCCGACATCATCTTTGAAAACGAGTAAAGAAATCAATACGCTTTCGCTTGATAGCAGAGGTTCGAGTCCCATGAGTGAAACGTCTGTTGTTGCTGATGAAAAGGAGAACCAACGGCGATCACCAAGCGTCATTGCGAGACTCATGGGACTCGAACCTCTGTCATATTCCGATAAAAAATGCTCACAAACCGTCGCGAAACCTGTTCTACTGAGATCCGTTTCAGAACCTAGGGTTTCAAGATCTCTAGATCATTCTACATACATAGATGATAACAATTTTCAACTAAAACAACCAAATCAATCACAAAAAGTTCAAAAGATAAATGCAAACGACAGAAATGGTAGAGAAACTTCTAGAAGAAACTGTGATCTTCCAAAAAGCTTCTTCGATTCAACTGATTTTTTTCCAGAGCCAAATCAACCGACGGTTACAACGCATGGAgatttcgagaagaagttgaatATGAGAGGAATCACTGAACATTCCAAAGATCTGAACACACTTAAACAAATTCTCGAAGTTCTGCAACTCAAAGGGCTCCTACGTTCCACTAATCGTCTTTCGAACATAGATAGCCACCGGAACTTTGTTTATGATCGGAATCTGCAACTCAACAAATCGAACATTGTGCTCGTAAAACCGTCTAGATTTGTAAACAATTCTCGGTCAACGCGTCAATTTGTTAGCGAAAAATCTCCGGCGATTAGTCCGAATCGAGCCAGAGCAGTTGATCGGAGTGGAAAAAGTCTGGTGAGAGGTAGAACATGTTCAGCTAATCGAATAGAGAGCAACTTAAAAGCGTGTAATTCGATTAGCAAAGCGAAAACATCGAATTATGAAATAGAACGTAGAGAGAATAATTCATCTTGTTCACTAAAAATCTCTCAACTTCGATCGTTTAGAAACCAGAAACTAACGGAATCATCATCATCCGTTAATTCTCCAAAACAGAAGTCTATGAAACCAATTGTTGCAAAGCATGAATTGGCTTCTACAACCGAATCAGAG AGATGTGGTAAGTTGTTGAGTAGAATGGCGGAGACGGGCGGCGCCACTGAGTCGCTGCCGAGTTCAGCGGCGGTTGTACCGAGTCCGGTGTCAGTTGTTGACTCGGGATTTGACACGGACGAGTTGTTGACTCCTTTGAAGTGCATTGATTTGGAAG CAACTCCAGCATTTGATTTCAAAGAAGACGACGGGATCCATAAACTCTCACCAACAAAACACGAAGAATTCATATCAGATGACTCCGATTTCATTTACATTTCACATATACTTCGAGCCTCACAACACCTTCACGAAGATTCCAACGTCTTCTCCTCGATCGAGCAACATCTCTACAACAACAAAAGCACATCAAACGTCTCTAAACGCCAACAAAAGCTCATTTTCGACGTAGTTCATGAGATCATCGACAAAAACAAACAGTTGCCACCATGGAAGACATTATTTGAAGATACCCGAGCATCGGTTAAACAAATATGGTCTGAGTTTCAGAAGATTAGAGAAGTAAACACTGGTGATGGTGTATTGGAAGTAGTTAATGGTGTTATAAAGAAAGACATTGTTAATATAAGTGGTTGGATAGATTATCCGATTGAGATGTCTGAAGCGATACTGGATGTCGAACGGATGATCTTCAAGGATTTGGTTAGTGAAGCGATTCGAGGTCTGGTTGAGTTATCTGGTGAATGTATGTTCTTCAGGACTCGAAGGAGATTAGTTTTTTAA